In a single window of the Pseudoxanthomonas sp. F37 genome:
- a CDS encoding adenosylcobalamin-dependent ribonucleoside-diphosphate reductase, with amino-acid sequence MSTVRLEAVKTEQPTLIPMQPASQDIWDKKYRLKTKQGEALDADIDGTYQRVARALADAEATPEKRAYWYERFVWALRRGAIPAGRITSNAGAQQHKPATSTINCTVSGTIEDSMDGILEKVHEAGLTLKAGCGIGYEFSTLRPKGAFVAGAGAYTSGPMSFMDIYDKMCFTVSSAGGRRGAQMGTFEISHPDVKDFIRAKREDGRLRQFNLSLLITDGFMQAVDQDADWPLVFPVNIKEKGDIDVEDASQVVWREWPTHKNYIVRDDGLVACKIYGHIRARHLWDMIMVSTYDYAEPGFILIDRVNEMNNNWWCETIRATNPCGEQPLPPYGACLLGSVNLTTFVRDPFTDQARFDWEEYKEVVRVFTRMLDNVVEVNGLPLPQQQAEILRKRRHGMGFLGLGSTLTMLKHKYGSPESCEFTEAIAREMAVAGWEMGLALAKEKGAAPIMDELFTVTAAMLRQRPEMAKDGWKVGQEIPGKVLHAKYSRYMQRVAEVAPDLVDELAEVGSRFTHHSSIAPTGTISLSLANNASNGIEPSFAHHYSRNVIREGKKSKEKVDVYSYELLAYRELVNPKAMPFSDDPEAKLPDYFIAADDISPKEHVDVQAAAQKWVDSSISKTANVPTDYPYEQFKDIYRYAHQQGLKGCTTFRFNPAAFQGVLVKEADLENTTYRFELEDGNVIEVKGNEQIEYDGEMHTAANLFDALKEGYYGKF; translated from the coding sequence CATCGATGGCACCTACCAGCGCGTGGCCCGCGCCCTGGCCGACGCCGAAGCCACCCCCGAGAAGCGCGCCTACTGGTACGAGCGTTTCGTGTGGGCGCTGCGCCGCGGCGCCATCCCGGCCGGCCGCATCACCTCCAACGCCGGCGCCCAGCAGCACAAGCCGGCCACCAGCACCATCAACTGCACCGTGTCCGGCACCATCGAGGACTCGATGGACGGCATCCTGGAGAAGGTCCACGAGGCCGGCCTCACCCTGAAGGCCGGCTGCGGCATCGGCTACGAGTTCAGCACCCTGCGTCCGAAGGGCGCCTTCGTCGCCGGCGCCGGCGCCTACACCTCCGGCCCGATGTCCTTCATGGATATCTACGACAAGATGTGCTTCACCGTCTCCAGCGCCGGCGGCCGCCGCGGCGCGCAGATGGGCACGTTCGAGATCTCGCACCCGGACGTGAAGGACTTCATCCGCGCCAAGCGCGAAGACGGCCGCCTGCGCCAGTTCAACCTGTCGCTGCTGATCACCGACGGCTTCATGCAGGCGGTGGACCAGGACGCCGACTGGCCGCTGGTGTTCCCGGTGAACATCAAGGAGAAGGGCGACATCGACGTCGAGGACGCTTCGCAGGTCGTCTGGCGCGAGTGGCCCACCCACAAGAACTACATCGTCCGCGACGACGGCCTGGTGGCCTGCAAGATCTACGGCCACATCCGCGCCCGCCACCTGTGGGACATGATCATGGTCTCGACGTACGACTACGCCGAGCCGGGCTTCATCCTGATCGACCGCGTCAACGAGATGAACAACAACTGGTGGTGCGAGACCATCCGCGCCACCAATCCCTGCGGCGAGCAGCCGCTGCCGCCCTACGGCGCCTGCCTGCTGGGCTCGGTCAACCTGACCACCTTCGTGCGCGACCCCTTCACCGACCAGGCCCGTTTCGACTGGGAGGAATACAAGGAAGTCGTGCGCGTGTTCACCCGCATGCTGGACAACGTGGTGGAAGTCAACGGCCTGCCGCTGCCGCAGCAGCAGGCGGAGATCCTGCGCAAGCGCCGCCACGGCATGGGCTTCCTGGGCCTGGGCAGCACCCTGACCATGCTCAAGCACAAGTACGGCAGCCCCGAATCCTGCGAGTTCACCGAAGCCATCGCCCGCGAGATGGCCGTGGCCGGCTGGGAGATGGGCCTGGCCCTGGCCAAGGAAAAGGGCGCCGCCCCGATCATGGACGAGCTGTTCACCGTCACCGCCGCCATGCTGCGCCAGCGCCCGGAAATGGCGAAGGACGGCTGGAAGGTCGGCCAGGAGATCCCCGGCAAGGTGCTGCACGCCAAGTACAGCCGCTACATGCAGCGCGTGGCCGAGGTGGCCCCGGACCTGGTGGACGAGCTGGCCGAAGTGGGCAGCCGCTTCACCCACCACAGCTCCATCGCGCCCACCGGCACCATCAGCCTGTCGCTGGCCAACAACGCCAGCAACGGCATCGAGCCCTCGTTCGCGCACCACTACAGCCGCAACGTGATCCGCGAAGGCAAGAAGTCCAAGGAAAAGGTGGACGTCTACTCCTACGAGCTGCTGGCCTACCGCGAACTGGTCAACCCCAAGGCCATGCCGTTCTCGGACGACCCGGAGGCCAAGCTGCCCGATTACTTCATCGCCGCCGACGACATCTCCCCCAAGGAGCACGTGGACGTGCAGGCCGCCGCGCAGAAGTGGGTGGACAGCTCCATCTCCAAGACCGCCAACGTGCCCACGGACTACCCGTACGAGCAGTTCAAGGACATCTACCGCTACGCCCACCAGCAGGGCCTGAAGGGCTGCACCACGTTCCGCTTCAACCCGGCCGCCTTCCAGGGCGTGCTGGTGAAGGAAGCCGACCTGGAGAACACCACCTACCGCTTCGAGCTGGAAGACGGCAACGTCATCGAGGTCAAGGGCAACGAGCAGATCGAGTACGACGGCGAGATGCACACCGCCGCCAACCTGTTCGATGCGTTGAAGGAAGGGTATTACGGCAAGTTCTGA